In Sodalis ligni, a single genomic region encodes these proteins:
- a CDS encoding porin, with the protein MMKRNILAMFIPALLTAGAAYGAEIYNKDGNKLDLYGKIDAMHYFSSASDGGFAGDGDQTYVRTGFKGETKINDQLTGYGQWIYEFAGNDTESGPDHVDGDHTRVGFAGLKFANYGSVDYGRNWGVVYDSLGWTDMLPEFGGDTAYTDNFMAARSTGLATYRNTDFFGLVKGVDFAVQYQGKNDRSDDPKRSNGDGYGGSISYVSPIGVGIVGAYASSDRTDAQNASDYGRGDRAEVWSTSLKYDANNIYLAATYAETHNATWLSNNLQTNAAGDNLSGFANKTQDTLIVAQYQFDWGLRPSIAYGQSKAKDVEGIGDADLFKYYELGATYFFNKNLSTYVDYIINVLNKDNPLGYSSGDTVAVALVYQF; encoded by the coding sequence ATGATGAAGCGCAATATTCTTGCAATGTTCATTCCGGCTCTGTTAACCGCGGGTGCAGCTTATGGGGCGGAAATCTATAATAAAGACGGCAACAAATTGGATCTGTATGGCAAAATCGACGCCATGCACTACTTCTCCAGCGCCAGCGACGGCGGTTTTGCCGGCGATGGCGATCAAACCTATGTCCGCACCGGCTTCAAGGGCGAAACCAAGATTAACGACCAACTCACCGGCTACGGCCAGTGGATTTACGAGTTCGCCGGCAATGATACCGAAAGCGGCCCGGATCACGTTGACGGCGACCATACCCGCGTGGGCTTCGCCGGGTTGAAATTCGCCAATTACGGTTCTGTGGATTACGGCCGTAACTGGGGCGTGGTATACGACTCTCTTGGCTGGACCGATATGTTGCCGGAGTTCGGCGGCGATACCGCCTATACCGATAACTTCATGGCCGCCCGCTCCACCGGTCTGGCCACCTATCGCAACACCGATTTCTTCGGCTTGGTTAAAGGCGTTGACTTTGCGGTGCAATATCAAGGCAAAAATGACCGTTCCGACGACCCGAAACGCTCCAATGGCGATGGCTACGGCGGTTCAATCTCGTACGTTTCACCTATTGGCGTGGGTATCGTAGGGGCGTATGCGTCATCCGATCGCACCGATGCCCAGAATGCCAGTGATTACGGCCGGGGCGACCGGGCGGAGGTGTGGTCGACCTCGCTGAAATACGATGCCAACAACATCTATCTGGCGGCTACCTATGCTGAAACCCACAATGCAACCTGGTTGTCGAATAATCTGCAAACCAACGCCGCCGGCGATAACCTATCCGGTTTCGCCAACAAAACCCAGGATACCCTGATTGTGGCCCAGTACCAGTTCGATTGGGGTCTGCGTCCGTCCATTGCTTACGGCCAGTCCAAAGCGAAAGATGTGGAAGGCATCGGCGATGCCGACCTGTTCAAATATTATGAACTCGGCGCGACGTACTTCTTCAACAAAAACCTCTCCACCTATGTTGACTACATCATCAATGTGCTCAATAAAGACAACCCGCTGGGCTATTCCTCGGGCGACACCGTAGCTGTTGCCCTGGTGTATCAGTTCTGA
- a CDS encoding hydantoinase/oxoprolinase family protein, translating to MMTAKYRLGFDIGGTFTDFVLTNETTGEMLLEKCLTTPDDPARGVNKGLDWLFRKSGLDGASVEVAIHATTLITNALIERRGLKTALVATKGFRDTLEMGSEVRYDLYDLFMVKPAPLIPRNLRFEIDERITSDGEVLTPVDEAQVVALARQLAALEVRSVAIAFMHAYRNPAHERQAAAILARELPGIAISTSSSVAPEIREYERTSTTAANAYAKPITANYLDLVSQTLADVGYRNKLYMMLSAGGVTGVDVAKEYPIRMLESGPAAGVLAAIFYARQMGIPSLVTFDMGGTTAKVGLVKDYEAAKSGTFEFGRVARFKKGSGLPVKMPIIELIEIGAGGGSIAAMDKMGLLKVGPRSASAQPGPACYGQGGRLPTVTDSNLVLGYLNPGYFLGGAMTLDEQAARSAIKENIADPLAISVEKAAAGIYEIVNQSMISAMKVHIAERGDDPRKFYLFAFGGAGPAHAYELARSAGMKGIIVPNGAGAASAMGLVTSGISFDYARSLVVEVNGQTWPHIAALFEEMVTEGTALLAGVKLSAQPEEIKVQYQLDLRHKGQGHEMTLDIPEELVKAGDYRGICELFYTTHREKFGHEHRHLAVQLITCRATVSGHDPDIRLPKLHAPRNTQREKGARRVYFPELKDFIQTPIYDRYALGAGLSFDGPAIIEERECTIVVGPSGRVRVDEFGTIFIDIVSSKA from the coding sequence ATGATGACAGCCAAATATCGCCTCGGTTTTGATATCGGCGGCACCTTTACCGATTTCGTCCTGACCAACGAAACCACCGGAGAAATGTTACTGGAGAAGTGCCTGACCACCCCGGACGACCCGGCGCGGGGCGTCAACAAGGGTCTTGATTGGCTGTTCAGGAAAAGCGGCCTCGACGGCGCATCCGTTGAAGTGGCCATTCACGCCACGACCCTTATCACCAACGCCCTGATTGAGCGGCGCGGCCTGAAAACCGCCCTGGTGGCCACCAAAGGCTTTCGCGATACCCTGGAGATGGGCAGCGAAGTCCGCTATGACCTGTATGATCTGTTTATGGTTAAACCCGCGCCGCTTATCCCGCGGAATCTGCGCTTCGAAATAGACGAGCGCATCACCAGCGACGGAGAGGTTCTCACTCCGGTGGATGAAGCGCAGGTAGTGGCCCTGGCCCGGCAGTTGGCCGCCCTGGAGGTCCGTTCGGTGGCCATTGCCTTTATGCACGCCTACCGTAATCCCGCCCATGAACGGCAGGCGGCCGCCATACTGGCGCGGGAACTGCCGGGTATCGCCATCAGCACGTCTTCGTCCGTGGCGCCGGAAATCCGCGAATACGAACGCACCAGCACCACCGCGGCCAACGCCTATGCCAAACCCATTACCGCCAACTATCTGGACCTGGTGTCCCAGACCCTGGCCGACGTCGGTTATCGCAACAAGCTCTATATGATGCTGTCCGCCGGCGGGGTGACCGGCGTGGACGTCGCCAAGGAATACCCCATCCGCATGCTGGAATCCGGGCCGGCGGCCGGGGTGCTGGCGGCGATTTTCTACGCCAGGCAGATGGGCATCCCGAGCCTGGTGACCTTCGATATGGGCGGGACCACCGCCAAGGTGGGATTGGTCAAGGACTACGAAGCGGCCAAGTCGGGCACCTTCGAATTCGGCCGCGTGGCCCGGTTCAAGAAAGGCAGCGGCCTGCCGGTGAAAATGCCGATTATCGAACTGATTGAAATCGGCGCCGGCGGCGGCAGCATCGCCGCCATGGATAAAATGGGCCTGCTTAAAGTGGGACCGCGCAGCGCCAGCGCCCAGCCCGGGCCCGCCTGTTACGGGCAGGGCGGCCGGTTGCCCACGGTGACCGACAGTAACCTGGTGCTGGGTTATCTTAATCCCGGCTATTTCCTCGGCGGCGCCATGACGCTGGATGAGCAGGCCGCCAGGAGCGCCATAAAGGAAAATATCGCCGATCCCCTGGCTATCTCCGTGGAGAAAGCCGCCGCCGGCATTTATGAAATTGTTAACCAAAGCATGATATCCGCGATGAAAGTGCACATTGCCGAACGGGGGGACGACCCGAGAAAGTTCTATCTGTTTGCCTTCGGCGGCGCCGGTCCGGCTCACGCCTACGAGTTGGCGCGCTCGGCGGGCATGAAAGGCATTATCGTGCCGAACGGCGCGGGCGCAGCATCGGCCATGGGACTGGTGACCTCCGGCATCTCCTTTGATTATGCGCGCTCGCTGGTGGTAGAGGTAAACGGGCAAACCTGGCCGCATATCGCCGCCTTGTTCGAGGAAATGGTAACGGAAGGCACGGCGCTGCTGGCCGGGGTCAAGCTGAGTGCGCAACCCGAGGAGATAAAAGTCCAGTATCAGCTGGATTTGCGTCACAAGGGCCAAGGCCATGAGATGACCTTGGATATCCCGGAGGAATTGGTAAAGGCTGGGGATTACCGTGGCATTTGCGAGCTGTTTTATACCACCCATCGGGAAAAGTTCGGCCATGAACACCGGCACCTGGCGGTGCAGTTGATCACTTGCCGCGCTACGGTGAGCGGCCATGATCCCGATATTCGCCTGCCCAAACTGCATGCCCCCCGGAATACGCAAAGAGAGAAAGGCGCGCGCCGGGTCTATTTCCCGGAACTGAAGGACTTTATCCAGACGCCCATCTACGATCGCTACGCGCTGGGGGCAGGCTTGTCGTTCGACGGCCCGGCAATTATCGAGGAGCGGGAATGTACGATTGTCGTCGGCCCTTCCGGTCGGGTGAGAGTGGATGAATTCGGCACTATTTTCATCGATATCGTCTCATCGAAAGCATAA
- a CDS encoding ABC transporter permease has translation MSTEPMVNAIAPSPKPARFTGTRLCSPLNLISVIILLIAVIWAIAPGLFAPQDPFQQSLLRRLLPPVFLGGKEAWWLGTDQLGRDVFSRIVYGARATLFVSVSAVVISCVIGTFVGLIAGYNGGFTDALVLRLIDMQLAFPIILLVIAIVAVIGASLPALILIMGISGWPQFARIVRSSVMSVRNLEYVDAAVSIGASPLRVIFRHIGPNVLSASIVMATFQLSDMILTEATLSFLGLGVQPPTPTWGGMVSEAQNYLSVSWGASVFPGIAIAAVILAINILGDFIRDALDPRLSGEGRR, from the coding sequence ATGAGCACTGAACCCATGGTCAACGCCATCGCGCCATCCCCGAAACCGGCAAGGTTTACCGGCACCCGGCTTTGTTCGCCCCTTAACCTCATCAGCGTGATTATCCTCCTTATCGCCGTGATATGGGCCATCGCGCCGGGGCTTTTCGCCCCGCAGGACCCTTTCCAGCAAAGCCTGCTGCGCCGGCTGCTGCCGCCGGTATTTCTGGGCGGCAAGGAGGCCTGGTGGCTCGGTACCGATCAGTTGGGGCGCGATGTCTTCAGCCGCATTGTCTATGGTGCGAGAGCCACGTTATTCGTCAGCGTGTCGGCGGTGGTGATTTCCTGCGTTATCGGCACTTTCGTGGGGCTTATCGCCGGCTACAACGGCGGCTTTACCGACGCGCTGGTATTGCGCCTTATCGATATGCAGTTGGCCTTCCCCATCATCCTGCTGGTGATTGCCATTGTCGCCGTCATCGGCGCCTCCCTGCCGGCCCTCATTCTTATCATGGGCATCTCGGGCTGGCCCCAATTTGCCCGTATCGTGCGGTCATCGGTGATGTCGGTACGCAACCTTGAGTATGTGGACGCCGCGGTGTCCATCGGCGCCAGTCCGCTGCGGGTGATTTTTCGCCATATCGGGCCGAACGTCCTGTCGGCCAGCATCGTGATGGCCACTTTTCAGCTTTCGGACATGATTCTCACCGAAGCCACCCTGAGTTTCCTGGGACTGGGCGTACAGCCGCCCACCCCCACCTGGGGTGGCATGGTAAGCGAAGCCCAGAATTATCTCAGCGTTTCCTGGGGTGCTTCGGTATTTCCCGGCATCGCCATTGCCGCCGTGATCCTGGCCATCAATATCCTGGGGGATTTTATCCGCGATGCCCTCGACCCGCGCTTGTCCGGCGAAGGGAGGAGATAA
- a CDS encoding ABC transporter permease, with protein sequence MANYILRRILYIIPSLLGIIVACFFITRLSGDPTTLFLPVDATEQAKQAFRIKNGLDRSLLEQFITFVFKAFHGDFGNSLRFGEPAVSLLFERLGATLELAVTTLAIALAVGIPAGIGSAYYRNSWIDYLIRGIAALSQAVPTFFLDVVAILIFSVTLHWLPTGGMGGVLHLIMPAVTLSAKLIALMARVMRSTTLDVLRQDFVRTARAKGLSEFLVVTRHVVRNAFIPVMVVIALQFGVLMGGVIITETVFSWPGIGRLAIQAIYARDYPVVQVVVFFFAVIFILANFAADVLSALLDPRIRLK encoded by the coding sequence ATGGCAAATTATATCCTGCGTCGGATCCTTTATATTATACCCTCATTGCTGGGCATAATTGTAGCCTGCTTTTTTATTACCCGGTTAAGCGGCGATCCGACGACACTCTTCCTGCCTGTGGACGCAACGGAGCAGGCCAAACAGGCGTTTCGCATCAAAAACGGCCTGGACCGCTCGCTGTTAGAGCAGTTCATCACCTTTGTTTTCAAGGCGTTCCACGGCGATTTCGGCAACTCGCTGCGCTTTGGCGAGCCGGCCGTCAGCCTGCTGTTCGAACGGCTGGGGGCCACCCTGGAGCTGGCGGTTACCACCCTGGCCATTGCCCTGGCGGTGGGTATCCCGGCGGGGATCGGCTCTGCCTATTATCGCAACAGCTGGATAGATTATCTTATCCGCGGCATTGCCGCGCTGTCACAGGCGGTGCCGACCTTTTTTCTTGATGTGGTGGCAATCCTTATCTTCTCCGTCACCCTGCATTGGCTGCCCACCGGCGGCATGGGCGGGGTCCTTCATTTGATCATGCCGGCGGTTACGCTGTCCGCTAAGCTTATAGCCCTGATGGCGCGCGTGATGCGCTCCACCACGCTGGATGTTTTACGCCAGGATTTTGTCCGCACCGCCCGCGCCAAGGGATTGAGCGAATTCCTGGTGGTCACGCGCCACGTGGTGCGCAATGCGTTTATCCCGGTGATGGTGGTTATCGCCCTGCAGTTCGGCGTCCTGATGGGGGGCGTCATCATCACCGAAACCGTGTTCTCCTGGCCCGGTATCGGCCGCCTGGCTATCCAGGCGATTTATGCGCGGGATTATCCGGTGGTGCAGGTGGTGGTGTTCTTCTTTGCGGTGATTTTTATCCTGGCGAATTTTGCCGCCGATGTGCTGTCCGCCCTGCTTGACCCGAGGATCCGCCTGAAATGA
- a CDS encoding ABC transporter ATP-binding protein codes for MSRAILQVDNLKKHFTLAKGRFGKEDTVVRAVDGVSFEMAYGETLALVGESGCGKSTTARLVMKLLDPTAGTIRLADTELNGLRGGALRDFRKQFQIIFQDPFASLNPRMIVHDILEEPLIINRIGAAERQRRVADVLQQVGLSPTHARRYPHEFSGGQRQRVGIARALMLKPSLIVCDEPVSALDVSIQAQIINLLSDLQRDLNLSYLFISHDLSVVKHISDRVAVMYLGKIIEIAPKEVFFNAPAHPYSRALISAIPRPDPGNRPARQALSGDVSTTVNLPEGCRFHPRCPYAVDKCRHDEPLLKPAGDGSAVACHRRLELPLWQEVFQDPSKLSPIAQARLRLYADRRRERLNVVNL; via the coding sequence ATGAGCCGCGCCATTTTGCAGGTCGACAATCTCAAAAAGCATTTCACCCTGGCGAAGGGCCGTTTCGGCAAGGAGGATACCGTGGTCAGGGCCGTGGACGGCGTCTCGTTCGAGATGGCCTACGGTGAAACCCTGGCGCTGGTGGGGGAAAGCGGCTGCGGCAAGTCCACCACCGCACGCCTGGTGATGAAGCTGCTTGACCCCACCGCGGGAACCATCCGGCTGGCGGATACCGAGCTCAATGGACTTCGCGGCGGCGCGCTGCGGGATTTTCGCAAACAGTTCCAGATAATCTTCCAAGATCCGTTTGCCTCGTTAAACCCGCGCATGATAGTCCATGACATCCTCGAAGAGCCGCTTATCATCAACCGCATCGGGGCAGCCGAACGGCAGCGGCGCGTCGCCGACGTGCTTCAACAGGTGGGGCTTTCCCCCACCCATGCCCGCCGTTATCCCCATGAGTTTTCCGGCGGCCAGCGGCAGCGGGTGGGCATCGCCCGGGCGCTGATGCTAAAGCCGTCGCTGATTGTCTGCGATGAACCGGTATCGGCCCTGGACGTTTCCATCCAGGCGCAGATAATCAATCTGCTGTCGGATCTGCAGCGGGACCTGAACCTGTCTTACCTCTTTATTTCCCACGACCTGTCGGTGGTGAAACATATCTCCGATCGCGTAGCGGTGATGTACCTGGGCAAAATCATCGAAATCGCCCCGAAAGAGGTCTTTTTCAACGCCCCCGCCCACCCCTACTCCCGGGCGCTCATCTCGGCCATTCCCCGCCCTGATCCCGGCAATCGTCCCGCTCGGCAGGCGCTGTCCGGCGATGTCTCCACCACGGTCAACCTGCCGGAGGGATGCCGTTTCCATCCCCGCTGTCCCTACGCCGTGGATAAGTGCCGCCATGATGAGCCCCTATTGAAACCGGCGGGAGACGGCTCGGCCGTCGCCTGCCATCGACGCCTGGAATTGCCTCTATGGCAGGAGGTGTTCCAGGACCCCAGTAAGCTCTCTCCCATCGCGCAAGCACGGCTGCGGCTTTATGCCGACCGCCGCCGGGAAAGACTTAACGTAGTAAATCTATAA
- a CDS encoding ABC transporter substrate-binding protein — protein MGMTRRSFSKLLAGSMFLTTPLASMKLAFAAEPGVLAIAQGFDPVSLWPNFSTTQEQINAGNLVVEPLFWIEPTASRCVPVLAEKYEQMDPLKVKITLRKNILFSNGEKCDADAVMFSFQTFMNVTVTPAYGQYSQLMDKVEKVDDLTLILHMKFPYPALELALSQVFILPPKYWAQVGGADGFGAKPIGTGPFLLKEWVRDSRITFAANPHYWGEAPKGINSVVLRTVPDDMSRASSLLNGECDIATNVPIMAAAQIKNQNGLSLQEVPSYRIFTLDLSSLPNQKSPVQDRRVRQALNYAVDKKGIIDGLFQGNARLLHGQLLRANELGYNPHLDDYPFDPKKARQLLAEAGYPNGFQIDFKFPTGRYAQDKEVAEAIAGMFADVGVKTNMISLEPGEFLRQLSNRELEPIGLVGLAPGDDPDLQMAQYRSDWRYSYVDNPQLDKLINAGAHETDRGKRAEIYQQASQVMFDDASVLYLYQATDLYGVAGRIKGFTPRGDQRWVITGMSIG, from the coding sequence ATGGGAATGACCAGACGATCGTTCAGTAAGTTATTGGCCGGGTCGATGTTTTTAACAACGCCGCTGGCATCCATGAAGTTGGCGTTTGCCGCCGAGCCGGGAGTATTGGCCATCGCCCAGGGTTTCGATCCGGTTTCGCTGTGGCCCAATTTCTCCACTACCCAGGAACAGATCAATGCCGGGAATCTGGTCGTCGAACCCCTGTTTTGGATTGAACCTACCGCCAGCCGCTGCGTGCCGGTGCTGGCGGAAAAATATGAGCAGATGGATCCCCTGAAGGTAAAAATCACCCTGCGTAAAAATATTTTGTTTTCCAATGGGGAAAAATGTGATGCGGATGCGGTGATGTTCTCTTTTCAAACCTTTATGAACGTGACTGTCACCCCCGCCTATGGCCAGTATTCGCAACTGATGGACAAGGTGGAAAAAGTTGACGACCTGACCCTTATCCTGCATATGAAATTCCCCTACCCGGCCCTGGAGCTGGCGCTGAGCCAGGTCTTTATCCTGCCGCCAAAATACTGGGCGCAGGTGGGGGGCGCGGATGGTTTTGGCGCAAAACCCATCGGCACCGGTCCTTTCCTGCTCAAAGAGTGGGTTCGCGACAGCCGGATTACCTTTGCCGCCAACCCGCACTATTGGGGCGAGGCGCCGAAAGGAATAAACAGCGTTGTGCTGCGCACCGTGCCGGATGATATGTCCCGTGCATCCAGTCTGCTGAACGGCGAATGCGATATCGCCACCAATGTGCCCATTATGGCTGCCGCGCAGATCAAGAATCAAAACGGTTTGAGCCTACAGGAAGTGCCGAGCTACCGCATTTTTACCCTGGATCTGTCCAGTTTGCCCAATCAAAAAAGTCCGGTGCAGGATCGCCGGGTTAGGCAGGCCCTCAACTATGCCGTGGATAAGAAGGGCATTATCGACGGCCTGTTCCAGGGCAACGCGCGCTTGCTGCACGGTCAGTTGCTGCGGGCCAACGAATTGGGCTACAACCCCCATCTTGACGACTATCCCTTTGATCCGAAAAAGGCCAGGCAACTGCTCGCCGAAGCCGGTTATCCCAACGGATTCCAAATTGACTTCAAGTTCCCCACCGGGCGTTACGCCCAGGACAAGGAAGTGGCGGAAGCCATCGCCGGGATGTTCGCCGATGTCGGCGTGAAGACCAATATGATTTCACTGGAACCGGGAGAATTTCTGCGTCAGTTGAGTAACCGCGAGCTGGAGCCAATCGGCCTGGTGGGACTGGCGCCGGGCGACGATCCCGACCTGCAGATGGCGCAGTACCGTTCGGACTGGCGTTATTCCTACGTGGATAATCCGCAGCTCGATAAGCTTATCAATGCGGGGGCCCATGAAACCGATCGCGGCAAGAGGGCTGAAATCTATCAGCAGGCCTCGCAGGTGATGTTCGACGACGCGTCGGTACTCTATCTGTACCAGGCCACGGACCTGTATGGCGTGGCCGGCAGGATCAAAGGCTTCACGCCACGGGGCGATCAGCGCTGGGTCATCACCGGCATGTCCATAGGCTAA
- a CDS encoding ABC transporter ATP-binding protein encodes MHALTPLPAPGQPGDEVILDIKNLRVSFGGRENPAVILDDINLSVRRAETLSIVGESGCGKSMLSLAIMGLVPPPGVTTGTIEYEGANLLALRPARMRGIRGGKIGMVFQEPMTSLNPLLRVGFQIVEAMRVHDRVSSNRTLKERAIAAMEQVRIPGAGQRFNEYPHQLSGGMRQRIAIAMVIACEPDILIADEPTTALDVTVQAEILQLLRELQRKNHMAIILITHDLGVVAQMADNVAVIYAGQLIEYASCRALFDDPRHPYTLGLLGSIPRMEEKETRLLAIEGSVPPAAQMPAGCRFHPRCVFMEQDCVHRRPLPVSRQDDHLTACFHIPLAGEQP; translated from the coding sequence ATGCATGCTTTAACCCCATTACCCGCGCCGGGGCAACCGGGCGACGAGGTCATACTGGACATCAAGAATCTGCGGGTGTCGTTCGGCGGACGGGAAAACCCGGCGGTTATTCTCGATGATATCAACCTCTCGGTCCGGCGGGCTGAAACCTTAAGCATCGTTGGGGAGAGCGGCTGCGGCAAGTCGATGCTGTCGCTGGCCATCATGGGATTGGTGCCGCCGCCGGGGGTGACGACGGGCACGATCGAGTATGAAGGCGCAAACCTGCTGGCCCTTCGGCCCGCCCGGATGCGCGGCATTCGCGGCGGCAAGATAGGCATGGTGTTCCAGGAACCGATGACCAGCCTCAATCCTCTGCTGCGCGTCGGGTTCCAGATAGTGGAGGCCATGCGGGTTCACGACCGGGTATCCTCGAACCGCACACTGAAAGAACGCGCCATCGCGGCCATGGAGCAGGTGAGGATCCCGGGGGCGGGGCAGCGTTTCAACGAATATCCCCATCAGCTATCCGGCGGCATGCGCCAGCGTATCGCCATTGCCATGGTGATTGCCTGTGAACCGGATATTCTTATTGCCGATGAACCCACCACCGCCCTGGATGTCACGGTGCAGGCGGAGATTCTTCAGCTGCTGCGTGAACTGCAGCGAAAAAACCATATGGCTATTATCCTTATCACCCACGATCTCGGCGTGGTGGCCCAGATGGCGGATAACGTTGCGGTGATATATGCCGGCCAGCTGATTGAATACGCCTCATGCCGGGCGCTGTTCGACGATCCCCGCCATCCCTATACCCTGGGCCTGCTGGGCAGTATTCCCCGCATGGAAGAGAAAGAGACCCGGCTGCTGGCCATCGAGGGTTCCGTCCCCCCGGCGGCGCAAATGCCCGCCGGCTGCCGTTTTCACCCCCGCTGCGTCTTTATGGAACAGGACTGCGTCCACCGCCGCCCCTTGCCGGTATCCCGGCAGGATGATCATTTGACGGCCTGTTTTCACATTCCCCTCGCAGGAGAACAGCCATGA
- a CDS encoding hydantoinase B/oxoprolinase family protein produces the protein MNIEIDVVSTAPEEDAFGLQIQWDRLIAMMDEVDAILLRTAFSTIVSESRDYAVILLDSQARSIAQSQICVPAFTCSLPSATRSMLDIFPPETLQEGDILITNDPWLCHGHLPDFYIVMPIFHRGGIVGFIASAAHISDIGGSHDELKARDLYEEGLQIPPSKLYEAGAPNVQLIRIIEANVRYPKLVLGDVGAIVGAARIGAERYNAMLEEYGREKMDAVADFILRRSANAMRDAIAAIPDGEYLGKALCDGVTSPTNIVLKITVAGDTLHLDYTGTSPQNPDTAVNVVMNATHAHSLLALKCSLCPELPNNEGLFVPITSYAPPGSILNAQRPAAVQARSRTSFHTHTAIYNALAKVIPNAVQATSGSFWFIRFMCQDDEGAPFVVHMLPNGGEGASIGMDGHSTIAFPGCSMVTPMEIIEANGPVLIRERAYHPDSGGPGKYRGGLGSIMRIETKSDKPVHVAVRPDHTRYPSDGLLQGHPGGLGAVLLDGRPIEPDPFALQPGQMLTLHLPGGGGIGNPLERDRALVETDIELGLVSRRAAGDIYGYAGK, from the coding sequence ATGAATATTGAAATCGATGTGGTCTCCACCGCGCCTGAAGAAGATGCCTTCGGCCTGCAAATCCAATGGGACCGCCTGATTGCCATGATGGACGAGGTGGACGCCATTTTGCTGCGGACCGCCTTTTCCACCATTGTCAGTGAATCCCGTGATTACGCGGTGATTTTATTGGACAGTCAGGCGCGCTCCATCGCCCAATCCCAGATATGCGTGCCCGCGTTCACCTGCTCGTTGCCGTCGGCCACCCGTTCGATGCTGGACATCTTTCCGCCGGAGACCTTGCAGGAAGGGGATATCCTCATCACCAACGATCCCTGGCTTTGCCATGGCCATCTGCCGGATTTTTATATTGTCATGCCGATTTTCCATCGGGGCGGCATCGTCGGCTTTATCGCTTCCGCCGCGCATATTTCCGATATCGGCGGCAGCCATGACGAATTAAAAGCGCGGGATCTGTATGAAGAGGGGCTGCAAATCCCCCCCAGTAAACTCTATGAAGCCGGCGCGCCCAACGTGCAGCTGATTCGCATCATTGAAGCGAACGTGCGCTATCCCAAGCTGGTGCTGGGGGACGTCGGGGCCATTGTCGGCGCGGCGCGCATCGGCGCCGAACGCTATAACGCCATGCTGGAGGAGTACGGCAGGGAGAAAATGGATGCGGTGGCGGATTTCATTTTGCGCCGCTCCGCCAACGCGATGCGCGATGCCATCGCCGCCATCCCCGACGGCGAATACCTCGGCAAGGCGCTGTGCGACGGGGTCACCAGCCCGACGAACATTGTGCTCAAGATTACCGTCGCCGGCGATACCCTGCATCTGGATTATACCGGCACCAGTCCGCAGAACCCGGACACCGCCGTCAACGTGGTGATGAATGCCACCCATGCCCACTCGCTGCTGGCGCTGAAATGCAGCCTCTGTCCGGAATTGCCCAATAACGAGGGCCTGTTCGTCCCCATCACCAGCTATGCGCCGCCGGGCTCTATTCTTAATGCCCAGCGTCCCGCCGCGGTGCAGGCCCGGTCGCGCACCAGTTTCCATACCCATACCGCCATTTACAACGCCCTGGCCAAGGTCATCCCGAACGCCGTGCAGGCCACCAGCGGTTCTTTCTGGTTTATCCGCTTTATGTGCCAGGACGATGAAGGGGCGCCGTTCGTGGTGCATATGCTGCCCAACGGCGGCGAAGGCGCGTCCATTGGCATGGACGGGCATTCCACCATCGCCTTTCCCGGCTGCTCGATGGTAACGCCGATGGAAATCATCGAAGCCAACGGCCCGGTATTGATCCGCGAGCGCGCTTACCATCCGGATTCCGGCGGTCCCGGCAAATATCGCGGCGGCCTGGGCTCCATTATGCGCATCGAAACCAAATCCGATAAGCCGGTGCATGTCGCCGTGCGGCCCGACCATACCCGCTATCCCTCGGACGGATTGCTGCAAGGACATCCGGGGGGATTAGGCGCGGTGCTCCTTGACGGCCGGCCTATCGAGCCGGACCCCTTCGCCCTGCAGCCCGGCCAGATGCTGACCCTGCACCTGCCCGGCGGCGGCGGCATCGGCAATCCTCTTGAGCGCGACCGCGCCCTGGTGGAAACCGACATCGAGCTGGGTCTGGTGAGCCGTCGGGCCGCCGGCGACATATATGGTTACGCCGGAAAATAA